From a region of the Nitrospira sp. genome:
- a CDS encoding 30S ribosomal protein S12, translating to MPTINQLVRKGRVFVKAKTKSPALKSCPQKRGVCLRVYTTTPKKPNSALRKVARVRLTNGMEVTTYIPGVGHNLQEHSIVLVRGGRVKDLPGVRYHLVRGALDAVGVADRKQSRSKYGAKRPK from the coding sequence ATGCCGACAATTAATCAGTTGGTTCGGAAAGGGCGAGTTTTTGTGAAGGCAAAAACCAAGAGCCCAGCGTTGAAGTCTTGTCCGCAGAAAAGAGGTGTGTGCTTACGGGTCTACACAACAACGCCCAAAAAGCCAAATTCGGCCTTGCGAAAAGTTGCTCGTGTTCGTCTCACGAACGGGATGGAGGTTACGACCTATATCCCGGGGGTGGGTCATAATCTTCAGGAGCATTCAATTGTCCTCGTGCGAGGAGGGCGTGTTAAAGACCTTCCTGGTGTGCGATACCATTTGGTTCGCGGGGCGCTGGATGCAGTAGGGGTGGCGGATAGAAAGCAGAGCCGCTCAAAGTACGGCGCGAAGCGGCCTAAATAG
- the tuf gene encoding elongation factor Tu produces the protein MAKAKYERKKPHVNIGTIGHVDHGKTTLTAALTKVCADKGMAKFISYDEVAKASESQGRRDATKIMTIAISHVEYETDNRHYAHVDCPGHADYVKNMITGAAQMDGAILVVSAADGPMPQTREHILLARQVGVPYIVVFLNKADKVDDKELLELVELEVRELLSKYGFPGDKTPIIHGSALQAMEGNQGPLGVPAIMQLLEAVDTYIPTPQRPIDKPFLMPIEDVFTISGRGTVVTGRCERGIVKVGDEIEIVGLRATQTTIVTGVEMFRKVLDEGQAGDNIGVLLRGTKKEDVERGMVLSKPKSITPHTKFKAEIYVLTKEEGGRHTPFFNGYRPQFYFRTTDVTGVVQLNPGVEMVMPGDNVSVTGELISPIAMDQGLRFAVREGGKTVGSGVVTEILA, from the coding sequence ATGGCGAAGGCGAAATACGAGCGGAAGAAGCCGCACGTGAACATTGGGACGATCGGGCACGTGGATCACGGGAAGACGACGTTGACGGCAGCGTTGACGAAAGTGTGTGCGGACAAAGGGATGGCGAAATTCATCAGCTATGACGAAGTGGCGAAAGCCTCGGAGAGCCAAGGGCGCCGGGACGCGACCAAGATCATGACCATTGCCATCAGTCACGTGGAATACGAGACCGACAACCGGCACTATGCACACGTGGATTGTCCGGGCCATGCCGACTACGTCAAGAACATGATCACCGGAGCGGCCCAGATGGACGGGGCGATTCTGGTGGTGAGTGCCGCGGACGGCCCAATGCCGCAGACCCGCGAGCATATTCTCTTAGCCCGGCAGGTCGGGGTGCCCTACATCGTCGTGTTCTTGAACAAAGCCGACAAAGTCGACGACAAAGAGCTGTTGGAGTTAGTGGAGTTGGAAGTGCGGGAGCTGCTCTCGAAGTATGGGTTTCCGGGGGACAAGACCCCGATCATTCATGGCAGTGCGTTGCAGGCCATGGAGGGCAACCAGGGGCCGTTGGGCGTGCCGGCCATCATGCAGTTGCTCGAGGCCGTCGACACCTACATTCCGACACCGCAGCGGCCGATCGACAAGCCGTTTCTCATGCCGATCGAAGACGTCTTCACCATCAGTGGCCGCGGGACCGTCGTGACGGGGCGGTGTGAGCGCGGGATCGTGAAAGTGGGGGATGAAATTGAGATCGTGGGATTGCGGGCAACGCAGACCACCATCGTCACCGGGGTGGAGATGTTCCGCAAAGTGCTCGATGAGGGGCAGGCGGGAGACAATATTGGGGTGTTGTTGCGCGGGACCAAGAAAGAGGATGTGGAACGGGGGATGGTGTTGTCGAAGCCGAAGAGCATCACGCCGCATACCAAGTTTAAGGCGGAGATCTATGTGTTGACCAAGGAAGAAGGGGGGCGGCATACGCCGTTCTTCAATGGGTATCGGCCGCAGTTCTACTTCCGGACGACGGACGTGACGGGGGTGGTGCAGTTGAATCCGGGGGTGGAGATGGTGATGCCGGGGGACAACGTGAGTGTGACGGGGGAGTTGATCAGTCCGATCGCGATGGATCAGGGGTTGCGGTTTGCGGTGCGCGAGGGCGGGAAGACGGTCGGCTCGGGGGTCGTGACGGAAATTCTGGCGTAA
- the rplD gene encoding 50S ribosomal protein L4, whose product MPTIDLVDLQKKKVGTVDLSPQVFGCESRAALVHEVVIMQRACERRGTASTLRRGEVSGSGKKPWKQKHTGRARAGSLRSPVWRHGGSVFGPKPRSYAYSIPRKKYRAALQSALSAKVAEGKLFVVADLSLQQPRTKLLAQALRHFCGSEHVLVISGKSQTEIFRAAENLTDVKVLSADQLNVYDIVRAHVILISQGELGPVSEAWS is encoded by the coding sequence ATGCCTACTATTGATCTGGTGGATTTACAGAAAAAAAAGGTGGGGACTGTTGATCTGTCTCCACAGGTCTTTGGATGCGAATCGCGTGCCGCGTTGGTCCATGAGGTAGTGATCATGCAGCGTGCATGCGAACGCAGAGGTACGGCCTCGACTTTGCGCCGAGGTGAGGTGAGTGGGTCTGGAAAGAAGCCTTGGAAGCAAAAGCATACCGGACGTGCAAGAGCCGGTTCGCTTCGCTCTCCGGTTTGGCGGCACGGTGGAAGTGTCTTTGGGCCGAAGCCTAGGAGCTATGCCTACTCGATCCCGAGGAAGAAATATCGGGCAGCTCTTCAGAGTGCTTTATCAGCCAAAGTCGCCGAGGGGAAATTGTTTGTCGTGGCAGATCTATCTCTACAACAGCCTAGGACGAAATTGTTGGCTCAAGCATTAAGGCACTTCTGTGGAAGTGAGCATGTGTTGGTGATCAGCGGGAAGTCGCAGACAGAAATTTTCCGGGCAGCTGAAAATCTGACCGATGTTAAGGTTCTTAGTGCCGATCAACTGAACGTCTATGATATTGTGCGTGCTCATGTGATTTTGATTTCACAGGGAGAGCTTGGCCCTGTGAGTGAGGCCTGGTCATGA
- the rplB gene encoding 50S ribosomal protein L2 gives MGLKVYRPTSAGRRGMTAVVSKDLTKKKPEKSLTSFHLRSGGRNNNGRVTVRFRGGGHKRLYRVIDFRRDKVGVPAKVAAIEYDPNRSARIALLKYRDGEKRYILAPVGLNLNDEVQSGSQAEIRPGNALPLSNMPLGTTIHNLEMKAGKGGQLIRSAGGFAQVMGRDGDYVQVRLKSGEMRRILGVCMATVGQVGNVDHENISVGKAGRSRWKGKRPHVRGVVMNPVDHPHGGGEGKSGQGNPHPVSPWGLPTKGYKTRQNKKTEKFIIARRKSGVRNA, from the coding sequence ATGGGATTAAAAGTGTATCGTCCAACATCTGCAGGTCGTCGAGGTATGACGGCTGTGGTGTCTAAGGATCTCACGAAGAAGAAGCCTGAGAAGTCATTAACTTCATTCCATTTGCGGAGTGGTGGCCGGAACAATAATGGGCGGGTAACAGTCCGGTTTCGTGGGGGTGGGCATAAGCGACTATATCGTGTGATTGATTTTCGTCGGGACAAGGTTGGTGTGCCTGCGAAGGTTGCAGCGATCGAATATGATCCGAATCGATCTGCAAGGATTGCGTTGCTGAAATATCGCGATGGGGAGAAACGATATATCTTGGCTCCCGTGGGTCTTAATCTGAATGATGAGGTTCAATCCGGTTCGCAGGCAGAGATTCGACCTGGGAATGCGCTTCCATTGAGCAACATGCCTCTTGGCACGACGATCCATAATTTGGAAATGAAGGCCGGCAAGGGTGGGCAGTTGATCCGAAGTGCCGGTGGCTTCGCACAGGTTATGGGGCGTGATGGGGATTATGTGCAGGTTCGCCTAAAGTCCGGTGAAATGCGCCGGATTTTGGGTGTCTGCATGGCCACCGTTGGGCAAGTGGGAAACGTTGATCATGAGAATATTAGCGTTGGGAAAGCGGGACGCAGTCGATGGAAGGGGAAGAGGCCGCACGTTCGTGGTGTGGTCATGAACCCGGTTGATCACCCGCACGGTGGTGGAGAAGGTAAGTCGGGGCAGGGGAATCCTCATCCTGTTTCCCCCTGGGGTCTTCCAACAAAAGGCTACAAGACCAGGCAGAATAAAAAGACTGAAAAGTTTATCATCGCTCGACGAAAGTCAGGGGTGCGCAATGCCTAG
- the fusA gene encoding elongation factor G, translating to MARQTSLGHTRNIGIMAHIDAGKTTTTERILYYTGMTHKLGEVHEGAATMDWMEQERERGITITSAATTCFWRDYRINIIDTPGHVDFTIEVERSLRVLDGAVAAFDSVQGVEPQSETVWRQADKYHVPRIAFMNKMDRVGADFYGSVQSIIDRLGAKPVPIQIPIGREAEFRGAIDLVRMKGYFYDDETLGAKYKVDEIPSDLLAQATEYREKMLDAVAEFDDQVMEKYLNGHPLTEEEVMRAIRAATISMKITPVLCGSAFKNKGVQQLLDGVVDYLPSPLDIPPVKGVEPNSGKEVERKADDAQPFAALAFKIMSDPFAGQLTYFRVYSGTLKTGTPVLNVTRGTKDRIGRLLKMHANKREDIDEVHAGDIAAAVGLKGATTGDTLADEKQPVLLEVMKFPEPVIAMAIEPKTKQDQEKMGFALQKLSQEDPSFRVRTDEETAQTIIAGMGELHLEIIVDRMLREFKVEANVGKPEVAFRETIRRKAEAESKYIKQTGGRGQYGHVVLTVEPAEPGKGLEFVNKIAGGAIPREYIPAIEKGVRERMETGVVAGYPLRDVKVTIIDGSYHDVDSNEMAFKIAGSMGFSDACKKADPVLLEPIMKVEVLVPQEFMGDVIGNLNGRRGKVQGMKVRAGAQAIDAAVPLMEMFGYATDLRSRTQGRATYSMEFDRYEQVPKNIAEAIIKK from the coding sequence GTGGCGCGTCAAACATCGCTAGGACATACTAGAAACATCGGCATTATGGCTCACATTGATGCTGGGAAGACTACGACCACCGAACGTATTCTCTACTACACCGGCATGACTCATAAATTAGGTGAGGTTCATGAGGGTGCGGCGACTATGGATTGGATGGAGCAGGAGCGGGAGCGTGGTATTACGATTACATCTGCCGCGACGACCTGTTTCTGGCGTGACTATCGCATCAATATCATTGACACTCCGGGCCATGTTGACTTCACGATTGAAGTTGAGCGGTCGCTCCGTGTGCTTGATGGGGCAGTGGCAGCTTTCGATTCCGTGCAGGGCGTTGAGCCTCAGTCTGAGACGGTTTGGCGACAGGCGGATAAATATCATGTGCCACGCATTGCCTTCATGAATAAGATGGATCGGGTAGGGGCTGATTTTTATGGAAGTGTTCAATCGATCATTGATCGCCTCGGTGCCAAGCCTGTCCCGATTCAAATTCCAATCGGCCGGGAAGCTGAGTTTCGGGGAGCAATCGATCTCGTTCGGATGAAGGGGTATTTCTACGACGACGAGACATTGGGTGCTAAGTACAAGGTGGATGAGATTCCTTCTGATTTGCTCGCCCAGGCAACTGAATATCGAGAGAAAATGCTCGACGCAGTCGCGGAGTTTGATGACCAAGTGATGGAAAAGTACCTGAATGGCCACCCGTTGACAGAGGAAGAAGTGATGCGTGCAATCCGTGCCGCAACCATTTCTATGAAAATTACACCGGTCCTCTGTGGTTCTGCCTTTAAAAATAAGGGAGTACAACAGCTGTTGGACGGCGTAGTGGATTACCTTCCGTCACCTCTTGATATCCCTCCAGTGAAGGGAGTTGAGCCGAATAGCGGTAAAGAGGTCGAGCGTAAGGCGGATGATGCTCAGCCCTTTGCAGCGCTCGCATTCAAGATCATGTCGGATCCGTTTGCCGGTCAATTGACATACTTCCGTGTGTATTCAGGTACGCTCAAGACGGGTACCCCAGTTCTGAACGTGACGAGGGGGACCAAGGACCGCATCGGGCGTCTCCTTAAGATGCATGCGAATAAGCGCGAAGATATTGATGAAGTTCATGCAGGAGACATCGCTGCAGCGGTAGGGCTTAAGGGGGCCACTACGGGGGATACGTTAGCTGATGAAAAGCAGCCTGTCCTGCTGGAGGTTATGAAGTTTCCTGAGCCGGTTATTGCGATGGCGATCGAGCCCAAGACTAAGCAAGATCAGGAAAAAATGGGCTTTGCTCTACAGAAGTTATCTCAAGAGGATCCCTCGTTCCGTGTGCGGACTGATGAGGAGACTGCTCAGACGATCATTGCCGGCATGGGGGAGTTGCATCTCGAGATCATTGTCGATCGAATGTTGAGGGAATTCAAGGTTGAAGCGAACGTAGGGAAGCCTGAAGTTGCCTTTAGAGAAACGATACGACGAAAAGCAGAGGCGGAATCGAAGTACATCAAGCAGACTGGTGGTCGCGGTCAATATGGGCATGTTGTGCTGACGGTGGAGCCTGCGGAGCCTGGGAAGGGTCTGGAGTTTGTGAACAAAATTGCTGGCGGAGCGATTCCAAGAGAATACATTCCTGCCATTGAGAAAGGGGTTCGTGAGCGGATGGAGACCGGAGTTGTTGCGGGCTATCCTCTTAGGGACGTGAAAGTGACCATTATTGATGGATCGTATCATGATGTGGATTCCAATGAGATGGCGTTTAAGATTGCCGGTTCCATGGGTTTCTCTGATGCGTGCAAGAAGGCCGATCCAGTTTTGCTTGAACCCATCATGAAAGTTGAGGTCTTGGTACCTCAGGAGTTTATGGGGGATGTTATTGGGAACCTAAATGGTCGGCGGGGTAAGGTGCAGGGCATGAAGGTTCGTGCTGGAGCGCAAGCGATTGATGCCGCTGTGCCATTGATGGAGATGTTCGGCTATGCGACCGACCTCCGGTCTCGAACGCAGGGTCGTGCTACCTACAGTATGGAGTTCGATCGCTACGAGCAGGTGCCCAAGAACATTGCGGAAGCCATTATTAAGAAGTAG
- the rpsJ gene encoding 30S ribosomal protein S10, whose product MKVDQRIRIRLRGFDYRVLDQSVSEIVETVRRSGARMVGPIPLPTRIENITVERSTHADKKSREQFEMRTHKRLLDIMEPTPETMDSLMKLNLAAGVDVEIKL is encoded by the coding sequence GTGAAAGTCGATCAGCGAATTAGAATTAGGTTGCGAGGTTTTGACTATCGAGTTCTCGATCAGTCTGTAAGTGAAATTGTTGAAACTGTTCGGCGTAGTGGAGCAAGGATGGTTGGGCCGATTCCACTTCCCACTCGAATCGAGAACATTACGGTTGAGCGATCGACGCATGCCGATAAGAAATCGCGTGAACAATTTGAAATGCGTACTCACAAGCGGCTCCTCGATATCATGGAACCAACTCCTGAGACTATGGACTCGTTGATGAAGCTCAATTTAGCCGCTGGTGTGGACGTCGAGATAAAGTTATGA
- the rpoB gene encoding DNA-directed RNA polymerase subunit beta, whose amino-acid sequence MSETTLRDFVERKDFSRIRTNIDIPDLIEIQKRSYEEFLQLEAEPERRKDHGLQAALASVFPIPDYNNTAMLEFSSYTLGTPKYDERECLEQGMTFAVPLKLRVRLVVFDKEDKGPRKKVLDVREQEVYVGELPLMTERGTFIVNGTERVVVSQLHRSPGASFTHDKGRTHASGKVLYSARIIPYRGSWLDFEFDARDILYVRIDRRRKMPATILLKAFAFSSDDLLKMYYPVEEIRVSKGKMFRKLDQEIHHGLRCSVEVTDKNSKEPLVREGARLTKGVIAKLKAAGVKEIPMLPTELVGRAILTELVDSKNEKLAEKNQRLTAEIVEQITESDVEEFKVIYLDMATATPVILDTLEMDKIGSKEEAMVEIYRRLRPGETPSVDTARALFDNLFLNSKRYDLSPVGRLKLNKKLGLDLPLEQRTLTAQDIVEVIRYLVNLKIGKGEIDDIDHLGNRRVRSVGELLENQFRLGLVRMERSIKERMNLLDMETVLPHDLINAKPVVAAVKEFFSSSQLSQFMDQTNPLAEITHKRRLSALGPGGLTRERAGFEVRDVHPSHYSRICPIETPEGPNIGLITSLATYARINQFGFIEAPYRKVAKGRVTDAIEFLSAIEGDKYIIAQANSKLDGSGKLVSETVSCRHGGDFVLADPDRIEYMDVSPKQVVSVATALVPFLEHDDANRALMGSNMQRQAVPLVTSESPLVGTGMEAVVARDSGYVIQSRRSGVVESVDATRIVVRADSKDGKKGKDSGLDVYDLIKFQRSNQNTCITQTPVVRIGQPVKKGQVLGDGPAIDHGELALGKNVLVAFMPWGGYNFEDAILLSEKLVREDAFTSIHIEEFEVEARDTKLGKEDVTRDIPNVGEEALRNLDESGIIRVGAEVKPGDILVGKVTPKGETQLTPEEKLLRAIFGEKAGDVKDTSLTVPPGVEGIVVDVKIFSRKGLDKDERSKSIETDDQMKLQRDHHEELRIIDEEKTKKIRKLLLGKVVGRDLMDPESGDVILKKKGKLTAEILRRLPDDTVRHIILSDPDEQKELEDVERRAKEQIEILQTLYDEKVGRLKRGDELPPGVIKLVKVYIAMKRKIQVGDKMAGRHGNKGVVSRVLPEEDMPYLPDGTPVEIVLNPLGVPSRMNVGQILETHLGWAAKALGIKVASPVFDGASEKEIKDLLKKAKLPLSGQSQLVDGKTGEPFGSPVTVGYMYVLKLHHLVDDKIHARSIGPYSLVTQQPLGGKAQFGGQRLGEMEVWALQAYGAASTLQEFLTVKSDDVPGRSRMYEAIVKGEPFLEPGLPESFNVLVKELQSLGLDVELVKSQD is encoded by the coding sequence AACGAACATCGATATTCCAGATCTGATCGAAATTCAGAAGCGTTCCTATGAAGAGTTCTTACAACTTGAAGCCGAGCCTGAGCGTCGAAAAGATCATGGATTGCAGGCGGCGTTGGCCAGCGTCTTCCCCATACCGGACTATAATAATACCGCCATGCTCGAGTTTTCGAGCTACACGTTAGGGACGCCGAAGTACGATGAGCGCGAATGTTTAGAACAGGGAATGACCTTCGCGGTTCCGCTTAAGTTGCGTGTCCGTCTAGTGGTGTTTGATAAGGAGGATAAGGGTCCTCGCAAGAAAGTGCTCGATGTGCGGGAGCAAGAGGTTTATGTCGGTGAATTGCCGCTCATGACTGAGCGAGGAACGTTTATCGTCAACGGGACGGAGCGCGTTGTCGTCAGTCAGCTGCATCGATCGCCGGGTGCATCCTTTACGCATGATAAAGGTAGGACACACGCAAGCGGGAAGGTCCTGTATTCTGCGCGAATCATTCCCTATCGGGGCTCATGGCTCGATTTTGAGTTCGATGCCAGGGACATTCTGTATGTCCGCATTGATCGCCGTCGAAAAATGCCGGCCACTATTTTACTGAAAGCGTTCGCATTTTCGAGTGACGACTTGCTCAAGATGTACTACCCCGTCGAAGAAATTCGGGTGTCGAAGGGGAAGATGTTCCGTAAGCTTGATCAGGAAATCCACCATGGACTTCGATGTTCGGTCGAGGTCACGGATAAAAATAGCAAGGAACCGTTGGTGCGGGAAGGTGCCAGGCTGACCAAGGGGGTCATTGCCAAGCTCAAAGCGGCAGGAGTGAAAGAAATTCCTATGCTTCCCACTGAGTTGGTGGGGCGTGCCATTCTCACGGAATTAGTCGATTCAAAAAATGAGAAGCTCGCGGAGAAGAACCAGCGATTGACTGCAGAGATTGTCGAACAGATCACCGAGAGCGACGTTGAAGAATTCAAGGTGATCTATCTCGATATGGCCACGGCGACGCCGGTGATCCTTGATACCTTGGAGATGGATAAGATAGGGTCAAAAGAAGAGGCGATGGTCGAAATCTATCGCCGCCTCCGTCCTGGTGAAACGCCATCGGTCGACACCGCCCGAGCGTTATTTGACAATTTGTTCTTGAACTCCAAACGGTACGATTTGTCTCCGGTCGGCCGCCTGAAGCTCAATAAGAAACTCGGATTGGACTTGCCGCTTGAGCAGCGAACCTTGACGGCCCAAGATATTGTGGAAGTCATCCGCTACCTGGTGAATCTCAAGATCGGAAAAGGGGAAATCGACGACATTGACCACTTGGGGAATCGCCGTGTCCGCTCCGTGGGAGAATTGCTGGAGAATCAATTCCGGTTAGGGTTGGTGCGGATGGAGCGAAGTATCAAGGAGCGCATGAATCTCCTCGATATGGAAACGGTACTCCCACACGACCTGATCAACGCCAAGCCAGTTGTGGCGGCAGTGAAAGAGTTCTTCAGCAGCAGTCAGCTTTCTCAGTTTATGGACCAAACGAATCCGTTGGCTGAGATTACGCATAAGCGTCGACTTTCAGCGTTGGGGCCAGGAGGGCTCACGCGAGAACGCGCTGGGTTCGAAGTTCGGGACGTCCATCCCTCTCACTATAGCCGTATCTGTCCCATTGAGACGCCTGAAGGTCCCAACATCGGGTTGATTACGTCGTTGGCGACGTACGCACGTATCAATCAGTTTGGGTTCATTGAGGCGCCGTACCGCAAGGTTGCGAAGGGGCGAGTCACGGACGCAATCGAATTTCTTTCGGCGATTGAGGGCGACAAATACATCATCGCACAGGCCAACTCGAAGCTCGATGGGTCTGGGAAGCTCGTATCGGAAACGGTTTCGTGTCGGCATGGCGGAGACTTTGTCCTGGCGGATCCAGATCGCATTGAATATATGGATGTCTCGCCAAAGCAAGTCGTCAGCGTCGCGACTGCTCTCGTGCCGTTCTTGGAGCATGATGATGCTAATCGCGCGTTGATGGGTTCCAATATGCAGCGCCAGGCTGTCCCCCTAGTGACGTCCGAATCACCGCTGGTCGGGACCGGGATGGAAGCCGTCGTGGCTCGAGACTCGGGATATGTGATCCAATCCCGCCGATCCGGGGTCGTTGAAAGCGTTGATGCGACTCGGATTGTGGTGCGGGCCGATTCGAAAGACGGCAAGAAGGGAAAGGATTCCGGGCTCGATGTGTATGATCTGATCAAGTTCCAGCGCTCGAATCAGAATACATGTATCACGCAGACTCCCGTAGTTCGGATAGGCCAGCCGGTCAAGAAAGGGCAGGTACTCGGCGACGGGCCGGCCATTGATCATGGAGAATTGGCGCTAGGTAAAAATGTGCTTGTGGCGTTTATGCCATGGGGTGGCTACAACTTCGAAGACGCTATCCTGCTCAGTGAAAAATTGGTTCGTGAAGATGCCTTCACCTCCATCCATATCGAGGAGTTTGAGGTGGAAGCTCGGGATACCAAGTTAGGCAAGGAAGATGTCACTCGAGATATTCCTAATGTCGGCGAAGAGGCGCTGCGGAACTTGGACGAGAGCGGCATTATCCGGGTTGGTGCGGAAGTAAAACCAGGTGACATTCTGGTCGGCAAGGTGACGCCGAAAGGCGAAACTCAGTTGACCCCTGAAGAAAAACTCCTTCGCGCGATTTTTGGTGAAAAAGCTGGAGATGTGAAGGATACGTCTCTGACCGTCCCTCCGGGCGTAGAGGGTATTGTGGTCGACGTGAAAATCTTTTCGCGTAAAGGGCTGGATAAGGACGAGCGTTCAAAGAGCATCGAGACCGATGACCAGATGAAGCTGCAGCGGGATCACCACGAAGAGCTGCGGATCATCGATGAAGAGAAGACGAAGAAGATACGGAAATTATTACTTGGTAAGGTGGTGGGTCGCGATCTCATGGATCCAGAGAGCGGCGACGTCATCTTGAAAAAGAAGGGGAAGTTGACGGCGGAGATTCTGCGTCGATTGCCCGACGATACGGTGCGTCACATTATTCTCAGCGATCCTGATGAGCAGAAGGAACTGGAGGACGTCGAACGGCGGGCAAAAGAGCAGATTGAAATTCTCCAGACCTTGTACGATGAGAAAGTTGGTCGTTTGAAGCGGGGAGATGAACTGCCTCCGGGTGTCATCAAGCTTGTCAAAGTCTACATCGCGATGAAGCGCAAGATTCAGGTCGGCGACAAGATGGCTGGTCGCCATGGGAACAAGGGTGTCGTATCGAGAGTCCTGCCGGAAGAGGATATGCCTTATTTGCCCGATGGAACACCGGTAGAAATTGTCCTGAACCCTCTTGGCGTGCCGTCCCGTATGAACGTGGGACAAATTCTAGAGACTCACTTGGGCTGGGCGGCAAAAGCGTTGGGTATTAAGGTCGCGAGCCCGGTATTTGATGGAGCGTCTGAGAAAGAGATTAAGGACCTGCTCAAGAAGGCGAAGCTGCCGCTGAGCGGTCAGTCTCAGCTCGTTGATGGTAAGACGGGTGAGCCGTTCGGCAGTCCGGTTACCGTCGGGTATATGTATGTCCTCAAGCTTCACCATCTTGTAGACGACAAGATCCACGCTCGTTCCATCGGTCCATATTCTTTGGTCACCCAGCAGCCGCTAGGTGGTAAGGCCCAGTTTGGTGGGCAGCGGTTAGGAGAAATGGAAGTCTGGGCGCTCCAAGCCTATGGTGCGGCGTCGACTCTGCAAGAGTTTCTCACCGTCAAATCAGACGATGTGCCGGGGCGATCGCGCATGTATGAAGCGATTGTTAAAGGCGAGCCGTTTCTCGAGCCTGGCTTACCGGAGTCGTTTAACGTGTTGGTCAAGGAATTACAGAGCTTGGGACTCGATGTAGAGTTGGTCAAATCGCAAGACTAA
- the rpsG gene encoding 30S ribosomal protein S7: MPRSRFLGQREVLPDVRYRDKLVGKFINTLMINGKKSTTERICYGAFDAIQEKTGGDPLKVFKAAVDNVKPIVEVKSRRVGGASYQVPVEIRPARRVSLALRWLSQFARTRAGKSMREKLAAELLDASNNTGAAVKKREDVHRMAEANKAFAHYRW; this comes from the coding sequence ATGCCACGCAGTAGATTTTTGGGCCAACGGGAAGTGCTTCCAGATGTGCGGTATCGCGACAAGCTGGTGGGGAAATTTATTAATACATTGATGATCAACGGGAAGAAAAGTACTACTGAGCGCATCTGTTACGGGGCATTCGATGCCATTCAGGAAAAGACTGGTGGCGACCCGCTCAAGGTGTTCAAGGCTGCGGTTGACAACGTGAAGCCGATAGTTGAGGTTAAATCTCGTCGTGTTGGTGGAGCTTCGTATCAGGTTCCCGTTGAGATCAGGCCGGCGCGTCGTGTTTCGTTGGCGCTTCGTTGGTTGTCGCAATTTGCGCGTACGCGAGCCGGTAAGAGTATGCGAGAGAAACTTGCAGCCGAGCTATTGGATGCATCAAATAATACCGGGGCTGCAGTGAAAAAACGGGAAGACGTACATCGGATGGCAGAGGCGAATAAGGCATTCGCCCATTATCGCTGGTAG
- the rplC gene encoding 50S ribosomal protein L3, with protein sequence MTNGLIGKKLGMTQVFDESRLTPVTVIEAGPCRVVAVRTKERDRYEAIQLSFGEVKERKLSKPELGHLKKNDAPPSRILREFKKDGEAAVGQLVTVEMFKRGDWVDVIGVSKGKGFQGVVKRHHYAGGPESHGSMFHRAPGSIGASSFPSRVWKGKTLPGHMGSERITVHRLKVIESRLEENLLFVRGAIPGAANGVVVVRKSKKS encoded by the coding sequence ATGACAAACGGACTGATCGGGAAGAAGCTCGGGATGACGCAAGTGTTCGATGAAAGTCGGTTGACTCCGGTGACTGTGATTGAGGCGGGTCCTTGTAGAGTTGTCGCGGTGCGGACGAAGGAGCGAGACCGGTATGAAGCGATTCAACTTTCGTTTGGTGAAGTCAAAGAGCGAAAGCTTTCGAAGCCAGAACTTGGTCATCTGAAGAAGAATGATGCCCCGCCTAGCCGTATCTTACGTGAATTCAAGAAGGACGGTGAGGCGGCAGTGGGGCAGTTAGTCACGGTGGAGATGTTTAAGAGAGGGGATTGGGTTGACGTGATCGGTGTGTCGAAGGGAAAGGGGTTCCAGGGCGTTGTTAAGCGACATCATTACGCTGGCGGTCCTGAATCTCACGGCTCCATGTTTCACAGAGCTCCTGGATCAATTGGAGCAAGTTCGTTCCCGTCTCGTGTTTGGAAGGGGAAAACGCTCCCAGGTCATATGGGATCAGAGCGGATTACGGTTCATCGTTTGAAAGTCATTGAGTCCCGATTGGAAGAGAATCTCCTGTTTGTCCGCGGGGCGATTCCCGGAGCGGCGAACGGCGTTGTTGTCGTGCGTAAGTCAAAGAAGAGTTAG
- a CDS encoding 50S ribosomal protein L23 — translation MKVDMHRILVQPLLTEKITGLREKTNTVGFVVHREANRVQIKQAVEALLKVKVEKVNLVNVRGKVKRLGRFSGKRSDWKKAFVTLKEGEKLEMYESA, via the coding sequence ATGAAGGTAGATATGCATAGGATCCTGGTTCAACCGTTATTGACTGAAAAGATCACTGGGCTTCGAGAGAAGACTAACACGGTGGGTTTCGTCGTTCATCGTGAGGCTAATCGTGTTCAGATCAAGCAAGCCGTTGAGGCGCTTCTTAAGGTTAAAGTTGAGAAGGTGAATCTGGTGAATGTTCGCGGCAAGGTGAAGCGGCTTGGTCGTTTCTCTGGTAAGCGGTCTGATTGGAAAAAGGCTTTTGTCACGCTCAAGGAAGGCGAAAAATTGGAGATGTATGAGAGTGCCTAA